DNA sequence from the bacterium genome:
GAGCTCGTCCGGCACGCCGCCGGCGGCCTGCTCGACGAGGAGGACGTGCCGCTCCTGCAGCGCGTCATCCACGCGATCAACGCCAACCTCGTCCCCGGCGTCGTTCGCGTCCACTTCCTGCGCGCCATCCGCTCGGGACGCTTCACCCACGTCGACGCCCACCTCGTCGTCCCCGAGTTCTGGAGCGTCGAGCAGGCGCACGAGTTCGCCGACCGCTTCGAGCGCCGGGTGATGCGCAGCCTCGATCTGGACGGCGAGATCGCCTTCCGCATCGATCCCTGCCACCGGCAGTTCTGCGCCGGATGCGACGTCGACGCCTGCCCCATCCGCCTGACGCCATTCAGTCGCCGCACCTGGATCCCGCTCGACGAGGCGGTGCGCCCGGACGGCTGACACGGACGAACATCGAGCCCCTCCCCCCGCCTGCCACTGTCCGGGATCAAGCGGGGCTCTGTGTTCACCGGGAAGGGCCGCCGTGTCTCACTCCCGCGTCAGATCGCGCCCCTCGCGCGCGGCCTGCTCGATCTCCTCGACGGTGAACGACTCCCCCGCCGGCGCGCCGGCGAGATCGCGCAGGCGGACGCCATCGACGTCGGGCCGCTTCCGCAGCGCGTAGAAGTCGACGTAGCGCGCCACTTCCCGCTCGACCTCCGACCGCGAGCGTCGGGGAACCCCCAGCGGTCGATCGCGCGCCAGATCGCGCTCGTAGCTGTTGTAGACGTAAGCCGCCCAGGGGAAGTCGATCGCGCCGCTGGCGACCCGCGACGACACCGCGGTGATCAGGTCGAACAGCTCCGGCACCAGCGCGTCCGGTGGCGGGCTCAGCAACAGCAGGCCATGCATCCGCGCCACCGCCGCCCGCCGCTCCGCGAGCGACCCGCTCGCCTCCTCGCGCGCCGCCACCCGCTCCAGGTACCAGCGCGCGCCGACTCCGATGAGCTCGCTCTGCCAGTACCAGCCGGCGCCGCCGAGGACGACGGCACAGCCGGCGGCGGCGATCGCCAACCGGGCCGGGCGCCTCACGCCCCTCCCCCGCGACATGACGGCGGCGCGGAGGCCGTCATTGGATGAGCTCCAGCAGCTCGAGCTCGGTCTCCGCCGTGCGCCGTCCGAGGCTGGCCAGCTCGACGCTCTGCACCAGCCCGTCGAGATGCGTCTTCGCCTGGGCGATGCAGATCGTCGCCCACTTGAGGTTGCCGAAGACCTCCCAGAAGCGAACCCGTTCGGCGCCGACCTCGGCGCCGCCGGCGGCGCGGTAGGCGGCGAGCAGGTCCTCGCGCCGGCCGATGCCGCCGACGGGCCGCTCGTCGCTGCCGAACCGCCAGGCGCGCACGCACAGCCACCCGAGGTCCTCGGCGGGATCGCCGATGTGCGCCAGCTCCCAGTCGAGGATGGCGCGCAGCCCTTCCGGTCCGAACATGACGTTGCCGATCCGATAGTCGCCGTGCACCAGCGTCCGGTGGGCGGCGTCGGGCAGCCGCTGGCGGAGCCAGCGGAAGGCGAGCTCGAACACCGGATGCGGCTCCGGCGCGATGCCGCGGAAGATCTGCTCGTAGCGTTCCACCTCGGCCAACGCCGGCGACTCGCCCGCCGCCGGCGCGGCGAGGAAGCCGAGGTCGTGGGCGGCGACGTCGATGGCGTGGATGCCCGCCAGCGTCGCGCCGAGCTGCGCGGTCAGCGCCGCGCGCGCCCCGGCGTACGCCTCGTCGCGCAGCAGCCGGCGCGGCAGCGTCTCGCCCTCCACCCGCGCCATCACGTACGACGGCGCCCCGAGCTCCGCATCGTCCTCGGCGAGCCAGTACGGCCGCGGCACCGGCACGCCGCAGGCGAAGGCGGCGCGCTGCACGCGGTACTCCTCCCGCCGCTGCGTCTGCATCGTGCTGCGACCGGGATCGCGGCGCAGGATCAGCGGCAGGCGCTGGTCGCCGATCGTGGCGTCGAACGACCAGATCTCGCGCGACGCTCCGCCCGGCAGCTTGCGCAGGTGCTCGACCCGCACGGCGCCACCGGTCTGGCGCGCGATGAAGGACTCGAGGCGCTGGCGCAGCTCGTCGGCATCCATCGTCTCACTGCTGCCACAGTTGCCCGGCGATGAGTAGTCGCGGCGCGCTCACCGCTGGACGGACGCGCCGGCGCTCGGCGCGACGACGAAGCACGGCTCGCCCCCCGCCGCCGCCGGGCGATCGCGGTAGAACGTCTCCCGCATGCGCCGCACGAAGCCGCCGGCCTCCCCCGCCGGCACCAGGTTGATGGTGCAGCCGCCGAATCCGGCGCCCGTCAGGCGGGCGCCGAGCGCCCCAGCGGCGCGCGCCGCTGCCACCAGCGCCTCCAGCGCCTCGCAACTGATCTCGTAGTCGTCGCGGCAGCTCGCGTGCGACGCGTCCATCAGCGCCCCGAGCGCCTCCCACTCGCCCGCGGCGAGCGCGCCCGCCGCGGCGTCGACCCGCTCGGCCTCGGTGAGCACGTGGCGGACGCGACGCAGCAGCAGCGGATCGGGCGCCGGCTCGGCCCGCGCGAAGCGCGCGACCCAGTCGCGCAGCGGCCGCTCCGGCAGCCGGCGGCGCAGCTCGCCCAGGGTGGCGAGCGGTGGCCCGCCGCCGCCGAGCAGCCGGTCGAAGATCCGGCACGCCCGCGCGCACTCGCGGACCCGCTGATTGTACGCGTCGCGCGCCGCGCCCGCCTTTTCCGCCTCGACCAGGCTGTGACAGACGACGAACGCCGCGCCGGCCGGGATCGGCACCGGCCGGGTGCGCAGCGGATCGAACGCGATGCGCAGCGCGTGCCCGCGCTGCGCCAGCAGGCAGACCGCCTGGTCCATGCCGCCGCTCTGCGTGCCGACGTAGCGCTCGGCGCGCGCCGCCAGCTCCGCGAGACCGGCCGGCGGCAGGTCGCGGCCGCTGATCGCCAGCAGTCCCAACATGCTGCCGACCACCAGCGCCGAGGACGAGGACAGGCCGGCGCCGGGCGGGACGTCGCCGTCGATCAGGAAATCGCCGCCCCGCAGGGCCGCGGGCCCGAGCACGTCGATCAAGCCCTGCGCGGCGGCGCGATGATAGTTCGCCCAGTCGCCGGACGGCGCCGGTTCGATCGCCGGCGCCAGGAGGTACTGGCGCGGCGGGAAGCGCGCGCTCGAGCTGGCGAGAACGACGTGGCGGTCGGCGCGCGGCGCGGCGGCGATGCGCACCGCGCGGTCGATCGCGAAGGGCAACACCGGCAAGCCGTTGTAATCGGTGTGCTCGCCGATCAGGTTCACCCGCCCGGGCGCCCGCACCAGGGCCGTGGGTGGCCGCCCGTAGCGGGCGGCGAAGCGCTGCGCCAGCGTCGCGTCCGTCGGGCTCACCGACGCGGCTCCGCGAACAGCGTCTGCGCCGCCGCGAGGTCCTCGGGCGTGCCGACGTCGGACCACGGCCCGCGCACCGGCAGCGCGCGCACGTCGCGCCCGTCGCGCACCATCTGCGCCACCGCCTGTGGCAGCTCGTACTCGCCGCGCGGCGACGGCGGCAGGCGGCGCGCGTACTCGAGGGCGATCGGCGCCAGGGCCATGATGCCGGCGTTGTTCCAGCCGGTGGTCGAGCTGCCGCGGGGCGGCTTCTCTTCGACCCGCCGCACGCGCCAGGCGGCATCGACGTAGACGGCGGCGCCGCGCCAGGGATCATCGACGGCGTTGACCGCCAGCAGCGCCTCGCACGGCCGCGTCGCCCAGGCATGCAGCAGCTCGCCATAGAAGGCCATCGGCACCAGGATATCGGCCCAGCTCACGACGAACGGCGCCGCGTCGAGCAGGTCCGCGGCGAGCAGCAGGGCCGGCGCGGTGCCATCCGTCCGCTCCTGGCGGCGATAGGTGATCGCCAGCCCGAGCCGGCGGCCGTCGCCGAGCGCCGCCTCGATCTGGTCGCCCAGGTAGCCGGTGACCACCACGGCCCGCCGCACCCCGCCGCGCGCCATGCCGGCGAGCACGCGCCCCAGCAGCGGCTCGCCGGCGACCGTGAGCAGCGGCTTCGGCGTCCGCGCCGTCAGGACGCCCATGCGGGTGCCGCGCCCGGCGGCCAGCACGACGGCGGTCTCGATCGCGGCCATCGTCACACGCTACCTGCTCGCCGCCCGCTTGTGGAGCGCGGCGCGTCGGCGCCGCCGCTCCACATCGCGGCGCAAGTGTGGTTTCCTCGCCGCTTCGCAGGAGGTGCGTAGATGTCCGCCCGACGATCGGCGCTGGTGCGCCCGAAGCTCGACTATCCCCGCGTCCCCTACCACGGCCTCCTGCGCCGCACGGTCGAGCGGTGTCCCGACAAATGGGCCACCGTCTTCCACGACGAGATGGTCACCTTCCGCGAGCTCGAGGGCCTGAGCAACTCGCTCGCCAACGGCCTGCGCGCCCTCGGGATCGGCAAGGGCGATCGCGTCGCCCTGTTCATGACCAACCGCCCCGAGTACCTGGTCAGCTTCGAGGCCACCTCGAAGGTCGGCGGCACGGTGACGCCGATCAATCCCGCGTACCACGCCGAGGAGGTCGCCTATCAACTCGACGACTCCGAGGCGCGGGTATTGATCGTGCACGAGGACCGCTACCCGATCGTCGAATCGATCCGCGCCAACCTGAAGACGGTGCGCCACGTCCTGGTGATCGGCGACCAGGCGCCCCCGGGCACCGAATCCTGGGACGCGATCGTCCGCGCGCATCCAGCGAGCGCGCCGCCCGCGGTCGAGCTCGATGTCGAGCGCGACCTCATCGCCCTGCCCTACTCCAGCGGCACCACCGGCCTGCCGAAGGGGGTGATGCTCACGCACCGCAACCTGGTGTGCAACCACCTGCAGTGCACGTCGGCGGCGCGCATGAGCGAACGCGACGTGCTGCTGCTGTTCCTGCCCTTCTACCACATCTACGGCAGCATGCTGATGGGCGCGTCGATCGCCAGCGGCGCCACGGTCTGCATCATGGAGCGCTTCGAGGCGATGACGGCGCTGTCGATCACCCAGCGCTACCGGGTCACCCTCTTCTACGCCGTGCCGCCGGTCCTGCTGGCGCTCAGCCACCTGCCGCAGCTCCGGGACTTCGACCTCTCCTCCGTGCGCTACATCATGAGCGGCGCGGCGCCGCTGCCGCCCGAGGTCGCGCGCCGCATGCAGGAGGTGAGCGGCATCACGGTGCTGCAGGGCTACGGGCTCACCGAAGCGGCGCCGCTGACGCACCTCAACCCGGTGGACGACCCGCGTCAGGTGCGGCTCGACTCGGTCGGCCTCGGCATCTCCGACCAGGAGGAACGGATCGTCGACGCCGACGACCCGACGCAGGAGCTCGGCCCGGACGCCGTCGGCGAACTGATCGTGCGCGGCCCGCACGTCATGCAGGGCTACTGGAAGGCGCCGGAGGAGACGGCGCGGGCGCTGCGCGACGGTTGGCTGCACACCGGCGACATCGCCCGCAAGGACGCCGACGGCTTCGTGTACATCGTCGATCGCAAGAAGGAGATGATCAAATACAAGGGCTTCGGCATCGCCCCGGCGGAGCTCGAGGCGGTGCTGCACGAGCATCCGGCGGTCGCCGACTGCGCGGTCGTACCGCGCAGGGATCCGGACGCCGGCGAGATTCCGCGCGCCTTCGTCGTGCGCGAGCGCGGCGCGACCGTCACCGAAGCGGAGCTGATGCAGTTCGTCGCCGGCAAGCTCGCGACCTACAAGCACGTGCGCGAGGTGACGTTCATCGACGAGATCCCGAAGAATCCGTCGGGAAAGATCCTGCGCCGGGTGCTGAGGGAAAAGGACTGATCGACGCGCACGGAACCCCGCCGCGACTGATCCACCGATGCACACGACCCCCCGCCGCCCCGATGAACGCAGGACCGCCCCGCCTCTCCCCCCAGCACACGCGGGGCTTCGCCATTCAATTCTGGGCGGCCACCGCGCGCGGCGCTGAATCCGCGATTCCATGCGCGTCCTGATCGCCGGGGCTGGCGCGCTCGGGTCGGTGTTCGGCGCGTTCCTGGGGCGCGCCGGGGATGACGTCACGTTGCTCGGGCGGGCGGCGCACCTGGAGGCGATCGCGCGCGACGGACTGCGGGTGGACGGCCTGTGGGGCGAGCATCTGGTGCGCGGCCTGGCGACCGCGACGGATGCCGCCGCGCTGCGGGGCGTGTTCGATGCGATCCTGCTCCCCGTGAAGTCGTACGACACGGCGGCGGTGAGCGAGGCGGTCGCCCCGCGGCTGGCGGACGACGGGGTCGTGATCTCGCTGCAGAACGGGCTCGGCAACGTCGAGACGGTCGAGCGCATCGTCGGCGCGCCGCGCGTCCTCGGCGCGCGCGTCATCTTCGGGGCGACCATTGCGGCGCCCGGGCACGTGCGGGTCACGGTCTTCGCCGACCCGACGGCGATCGGCGCCCTCGCGCCCGGCCGGCACCCGGGCCGCGATCGCGCCGCGCGCGCGTGGGCGGCGCGCATCGACGCCGCCGGCGTGCCGGCGATCTACACCGAGACCCTCCCGGCGCTGTTGTGGGCGAAGGTGTTCTACAACGCGGCGCTCAACCCGCTCGGCGCGCTGCTCGACCTGCACTACGGCGCCCTCCCCGAGCATCCGTCGAGTCGCGCGCTGATGGACGCGGTCATCGACGAGGCGTTCGCCGTCGCCCGCGCCGAGGGCGTGGCCCTCGCGTGGCCCGACGCCGCGGCCTACCGCGACGAGCTCTACGGCCGGCTGGTGCCGGCGACGTATCACCATCGCTCCTCCATGCTGCAGGACCTCTCGCACGGCCGGCGGACGGAGATCGATGCGATCAACGGCGCGGTGTGGGAGCGGGGCGCCGCGGTCGCGGTCGAGACGCCGATCAATGCGGCGTTGACGCGCTTGCTGCGGATCGCGGCGGCGAAGGGCGCGACACGAGGCCGGTCGTCTTGAAGGCGGCGCGCCAAACCCTCTATGGGGGGGCCTGGCCGGTGCCCCGATGCCCATCCTGACCAACGCCCTGCTCGACGCCATCCTCGACGATGCGCGCGCCTGCTTTCCCGACGAGGCCTGCGGCTTCATCGTCGACCGCGACGGCGTCACCGAGGCGGTGCGCGTCACCAACATCCAGAACCAGAAACACGCGGAGAACCCGGAGCAGTTCCCCCGCACGGCGGCGACGGCGTACACGATGGGGCCGGAGGCCGTGCCGGTGCTGATCGGGCACGACCGTGGCGAGCTGGTGATCCGCGCCGTCTACCACTCGCATCCGCAGCATGCGGCCTACTTCAGCGCCGAGGACAAGGCGCAGGCGACGGTGTGGGACGAGCCGAGCTATCCCGAGGCGACGCAGATCGTGGTCTCGGTGATCGACGGCGAGGTGCGCGACGTGAAGGCGTTCCGTTGGCAGGAGGCGGCGCGCGACTTCCTCGAGGTGCCGCTCGAGACGGAGGCGTGATGGCGCTGCACTACACGCTCGCCGGCGACGGACCACTCGCCGTCGTGCTCAGCCATGGGCTGGCCGCCGGCGAGGCGGTCTGGGCGGCGCAGGTGCCGGCGCTGGCGCCGCGCCACCGCGTGCTCACCTGGGATCTGCGCGGTCACGGCCGCTCGGCGCCGGATCCCGGACCGTGCACGATCGCGGACCTCGCCGACGATCTGCGCCGCGTGCTCGACGCCGCCGGCATCGAGCGCGCGGTGGTGCTCGGCCACTCCGCCGGCGGCGTGGTGGCGATGCGCTTCGCCATCGACCATCCGGCGCGGACGGCCGGCCTGGTGCTGGTCGGCACCGCCAGCGAGTGCAACGACCGCGCCCGCCAGTTCTACGAGGACCTGGCGGCGATCGCCGAGGACCGCGGCATGGAGTCGGTGCGCCGCCGGCTCGGGGTCAACGCCGAGCAGGGGCGGCAGTCGCCGACTGATCCCGCGACCTTCGCGCGCGTGGCGCGCGCCATGGCCAGTCTGAACGCCGCGCCGCTGACGGCGCGCCTCGGCGAGATCCGCTGCCCGGCGCAGATGATCGTCGGCGAGAAGGACTTCCTCGGCGCCGGCGGCTCGGTCATCCTCCACCGCCACATCGCCGGCTCGCGCCTGGCCATCGTGCCCGGGCGGGGGCACGGTCTCTTCGCCGAGGATCCGCCGGGCTTCAACGCCCTCGTGCTCGAGTTCCTCGACACGCTGCGTGCCTGAGCGCGCCGGGCCGCGTGCTGCCGCGCGCGGCGCGCGCCTCAGCGGCGCCGGAAGGCCTCGTCGAACAGCGCCTGGTTGCGGCCGTAGATCTGCTGGCCGCCGGCG
Encoded proteins:
- a CDS encoding nucleotidyltransferase family protein; translated protein: MAAIETAVVLAAGRGTRMGVLTARTPKPLLTVAGEPLLGRVLAGMARGGVRRAVVVTGYLGDQIEAALGDGRRLGLAITYRRQERTDGTAPALLLAADLLDAAPFVVSWADILVPMAFYGELLHAWATRPCEALLAVNAVDDPWRGAAVYVDAAWRVRRVEEKPPRGSSTTGWNNAGIMALAPIALEYARRLPPSPRGEYELPQAVAQMVRDGRDVRALPVRGPWSDVGTPEDLAAAQTLFAEPRR
- a CDS encoding long-chain-fatty-acid--CoA ligase; this encodes MSARRSALVRPKLDYPRVPYHGLLRRTVERCPDKWATVFHDEMVTFRELEGLSNSLANGLRALGIGKGDRVALFMTNRPEYLVSFEATSKVGGTVTPINPAYHAEEVAYQLDDSEARVLIVHEDRYPIVESIRANLKTVRHVLVIGDQAPPGTESWDAIVRAHPASAPPAVELDVERDLIALPYSSGTTGLPKGVMLTHRNLVCNHLQCTSAARMSERDVLLLFLPFYHIYGSMLMGASIASGATVCIMERFEAMTALSITQRYRVTLFYAVPPVLLALSHLPQLRDFDLSSVRYIMSGAAPLPPEVARRMQEVSGITVLQGYGLTEAAPLTHLNPVDDPRQVRLDSVGLGISDQEERIVDADDPTQELGPDAVGELIVRGPHVMQGYWKAPEETARALRDGWLHTGDIARKDADGFVYIVDRKKEMIKYKGFGIAPAELEAVLHEHPAVADCAVVPRRDPDAGEIPRAFVVRERGATVTEAELMQFVAGKLATYKHVREVTFIDEIPKNPSGKILRRVLREKD
- a CDS encoding phosphotransferase family protein, with the protein product MDADELRQRLESFIARQTGGAVRVEHLRKLPGGASREIWSFDATIGDQRLPLILRRDPGRSTMQTQRREEYRVQRAAFACGVPVPRPYWLAEDDAELGAPSYVMARVEGETLPRRLLRDEAYAGARAALTAQLGATLAGIHAIDVAAHDLGFLAAPAAGESPALAEVERYEQIFRGIAPEPHPVFELAFRWLRQRLPDAAHRTLVHGDYRIGNVMFGPEGLRAILDWELAHIGDPAEDLGWLCVRAWRFGSDERPVGGIGRREDLLAAYRAAGGAEVGAERVRFWEVFGNLKWATICIAQAKTHLDGLVQSVELASLGRRTAETELELLELIQ
- the galK gene encoding galactokinase; protein product: MSPTDATLAQRFAARYGRPPTALVRAPGRVNLIGEHTDYNGLPVLPFAIDRAVRIAAAPRADRHVVLASSSARFPPRQYLLAPAIEPAPSGDWANYHRAAAQGLIDVLGPAALRGGDFLIDGDVPPGAGLSSSSALVVGSMLGLLAISGRDLPPAGLAELAARAERYVGTQSGGMDQAVCLLAQRGHALRIAFDPLRTRPVPIPAGAAFVVCHSLVEAEKAGAARDAYNQRVRECARACRIFDRLLGGGGPPLATLGELRRRLPERPLRDWVARFARAEPAPDPLLLRRVRHVLTEAERVDAAAGALAAGEWEALGALMDASHASCRDDYEISCEALEALVAAARAAGALGARLTGAGFGGCTINLVPAGEAGGFVRRMRETFYRDRPAAAGGEPCFVVAPSAGASVQR
- a CDS encoding ketopantoate reductase family protein, which gives rise to MRVLIAGAGALGSVFGAFLGRAGDDVTLLGRAAHLEAIARDGLRVDGLWGEHLVRGLATATDAAALRGVFDAILLPVKSYDTAAVSEAVAPRLADDGVVISLQNGLGNVETVERIVGAPRVLGARVIFGATIAAPGHVRVTVFADPTAIGALAPGRHPGRDRAARAWAARIDAAGVPAIYTETLPALLWAKVFYNAALNPLGALLDLHYGALPEHPSSRALMDAVIDEAFAVARAEGVALAWPDAAAYRDELYGRLVPATYHHRSSMLQDLSHGRRTEIDAINGAVWERGAAVAVETPINAALTRLLRIAAAKGATRGRSS
- a CDS encoding alpha/beta fold hydrolase — protein: MALHYTLAGDGPLAVVLSHGLAAGEAVWAAQVPALAPRHRVLTWDLRGHGRSAPDPGPCTIADLADDLRRVLDAAGIERAVVLGHSAGGVVAMRFAIDHPARTAGLVLVGTASECNDRARQFYEDLAAIAEDRGMESVRRRLGVNAEQGRQSPTDPATFARVARAMASLNAAPLTARLGEIRCPAQMIVGEKDFLGAGGSVILHRHIAGSRLAIVPGRGHGLFAEDPPGFNALVLEFLDTLRA
- a CDS encoding Mov34/MPN/PAD-1 family protein — translated: MPILTNALLDAILDDARACFPDEACGFIVDRDGVTEAVRVTNIQNQKHAENPEQFPRTAATAYTMGPEAVPVLIGHDRGELVIRAVYHSHPQHAAYFSAEDKAQATVWDEPSYPEATQIVVSVIDGEVRDVKAFRWQEAARDFLEVPLETEA